The following proteins are co-located in the Sporichthyaceae bacterium genome:
- a CDS encoding MCE family protein has product MNRAGLLAGGVALTTLAGCGPTIFDLPRPGGGVSGDTYEITAQFADALNLPDGAHVRVGGVEVGRVENISTHNFVADVRMRIPRKVVITDAATAQLRLTTPLGEGFVDIDPGKGPHQLTDGAVLATAATNTAASVEDMLAAASVLITGGGLGQLRTIAVELQKVIQGDHGDPRALLKSLNDTLSALDSRSADIDKTLVALDSLAGTLVNRKATLDAALRDAAPAAKLLADQTDKFSKLLSQLAQLGKVGDRVVKATSADIISALKSAQPVLDALISVSKDIGPTLSQLVTFGKFFDKATPGDYLSGDAQFSPSAIGVGTAGPDLSLHQMMRGRR; this is encoded by the coding sequence ATGAACCGGGCAGGCCTGCTGGCCGGCGGAGTGGCGCTGACCACCTTGGCCGGGTGCGGGCCGACCATATTCGACCTGCCTCGGCCCGGCGGAGGAGTCTCCGGCGACACCTACGAGATCACCGCCCAGTTCGCCGACGCGCTGAACCTGCCCGACGGCGCGCACGTCCGGGTCGGGGGCGTCGAGGTCGGTCGGGTGGAGAACATCAGCACCCACAACTTCGTCGCCGACGTGCGGATGCGGATCCCGCGCAAGGTCGTGATCACCGATGCGGCCACCGCCCAGCTGCGCCTGACCACCCCGCTGGGTGAGGGTTTCGTCGACATCGACCCGGGCAAGGGTCCGCACCAGCTCACCGACGGCGCGGTGCTCGCGACCGCGGCGACCAACACTGCTGCCAGCGTCGAGGACATGCTCGCGGCGGCCTCGGTGCTGATCACCGGAGGTGGCCTGGGCCAACTGCGGACGATCGCGGTCGAACTGCAGAAGGTGATCCAGGGCGACCACGGCGACCCGCGTGCGCTGTTGAAGTCGCTGAACGACACGTTGAGCGCCTTGGACTCGCGCAGCGCCGACATCGACAAGACGCTGGTAGCCCTCGACAGCCTGGCCGGCACGCTGGTCAACCGGAAGGCGACCCTGGACGCGGCGTTGCGCGACGCCGCGCCCGCGGCCAAGCTGCTGGCCGACCAGACCGACAAGTTCAGCAAGCTGTTGTCCCAGCTGGCCCAACTCGGCAAGGTCGGCGACCGGGTGGTCAAGGCCACCAGCGCCGACATCATCTCCGCGCTCAAGTCCGCCCAACCGGTCCTGGACGCGCTGATCTCGGTCTCGAAGGACATCGGCCCGACGTTGAGCCAGCTGGTGACGTTCGGGAAATTCTTCGACAAGGCCACGCCCGGCGACTACCTGTCCGGCGACGCCCAGTTCTCGCCGTCCGCGATCGGCGTCGGCACCGCCGGGCCGGATCTGAGCCTGCATCAGATGATGCGGGGGCGGCGATGA
- a CDS encoding MCE family protein: protein MTRVRRFLASLSARSIGAITVAIVVAMVAALFVPSGFALGKSTYHAELPEAGGLTTGDEVRVAGVPVGKVSDLRVTRAIVLADLRIDKNVHLGSATTAEVKVATLLGNHFLSLSPAGTGTLPKHTIPLANTTVPFEVQDIVAAGGTALEKLDGAKLQAALKVLADDFRNTPALTGQAFANIARLSDVVVKRRGELDTLIKDADAVTANLNLNRDTLVDLMKQASLILDAVAKRRAAITALLTESRDLAVQLTGLVRDNKATIGPMLAHLNVVLEVLKNNDAALNQIGILLGPAGRYFANSAGNGPYLDINGPDAIFPDSMLCGPQQKCVPNAGKK from the coding sequence GTGACGAGAGTGCGTAGGTTCCTGGCCTCGCTCAGCGCTCGGTCCATCGGGGCGATCACGGTCGCGATCGTGGTCGCGATGGTCGCAGCGCTGTTCGTGCCCTCCGGATTCGCGCTGGGCAAATCGACCTACCACGCCGAACTGCCCGAGGCCGGCGGCCTGACCACCGGCGACGAGGTCCGGGTCGCCGGGGTCCCGGTCGGCAAGGTCTCCGACCTGCGGGTGACCCGGGCGATCGTGCTGGCCGACCTCCGAATCGACAAGAACGTGCACCTGGGCAGCGCCACGACCGCCGAGGTGAAGGTCGCCACCCTGCTGGGCAACCACTTCCTGTCGTTGAGCCCGGCCGGTACCGGCACCCTGCCCAAGCACACGATCCCGTTGGCCAACACGACCGTGCCGTTCGAGGTCCAGGACATCGTCGCGGCCGGCGGCACCGCGCTGGAGAAGTTGGACGGCGCGAAACTGCAGGCCGCGTTGAAGGTGCTCGCCGACGACTTCCGCAACACCCCGGCGCTGACCGGTCAGGCCTTCGCGAACATCGCCCGCCTGTCCGATGTCGTGGTCAAGCGGCGCGGCGAACTGGACACACTGATCAAGGACGCCGACGCGGTCACGGCAAACCTCAACCTCAACCGCGACACCCTCGTCGACCTGATGAAGCAGGCCAGCCTGATCCTCGACGCGGTCGCCAAGCGCCGGGCCGCGATCACCGCGCTGTTGACCGAATCCCGCGACCTGGCCGTGCAACTGACCGGCCTGGTGCGGGACAACAAGGCGACGATCGGGCCGATGCTCGCCCACCTGAACGTGGTCCTGGAGGTGCTGAAGAACAACGACGCGGCGCTGAACCAGATCGGGATCCTGCTCGGCCCGGCCGGCCGCTACTTCGCCAACAGCGCAGGTAACGGGCCCTACCTCGACATCAACGGCCCGGACGCGATCTTCCCGGACTCCATGCTCTGCGGGCCGCAGCAGAAGTGCGTCCCGAATGCGGGCAAGAAATGA
- a CDS encoding MlaD family protein: MKAATVRGSAVRLAIFAVISGMIALLLYNTLTNALGSSTSHYTAMFDDASGLHSGDNVRVAGVRVGRVDSVSLDGTVAKVGFTVNRSQPVLNNTRIAIRYQNLIGQRFLALLPGTGAATALPSGARIPQAATEDALDLTVVINGFQPLFEVISPDDINKLASSIVSVLQGEGGSLVNLLKTASDLTGHLADRDQLIGRVIDNFATVLSDVGQRNTQVDDLIGQLHRLVAATAADRDQIGGSIDALAGLTTATTALLRDIRPQLKADLTRLDSVAGTYAASATAFGQAVQGLPVALSSFTRIMQYGSWTNLYLCNVYYTFAGSKPQQFAASGSNSAVCK, from the coding sequence GTGAAGGCCGCGACCGTGCGTGGTTCAGCGGTGCGGCTGGCGATCTTCGCGGTGATCTCCGGGATGATCGCGCTACTGCTCTACAACACGCTGACCAACGCGCTCGGCTCGTCGACCAGCCACTACACCGCGATGTTCGACGACGCCTCCGGCCTGCACTCCGGTGACAACGTGCGGGTGGCGGGGGTCCGGGTCGGCCGGGTCGACAGCGTCAGCCTCGACGGCACGGTCGCGAAGGTCGGCTTCACGGTCAACCGCAGCCAACCGGTGCTCAACAACACCCGTATCGCGATCCGCTACCAGAACCTGATCGGGCAACGGTTCCTGGCGCTGCTGCCCGGTACCGGGGCGGCGACCGCGCTGCCGTCCGGGGCCAGGATCCCGCAGGCCGCCACCGAGGACGCCCTGGACCTGACCGTGGTCATCAACGGTTTCCAGCCGCTGTTCGAGGTGATCTCCCCGGACGACATCAACAAGCTGGCCTCCTCGATCGTCTCGGTCCTGCAGGGCGAGGGCGGCAGCCTGGTCAACCTGCTGAAGACCGCTTCGGACCTGACCGGGCATCTTGCGGATCGCGACCAGCTGATCGGGCGGGTCATCGACAACTTCGCCACGGTGCTGTCCGACGTGGGCCAACGCAACACCCAGGTCGACGACCTGATCGGGCAGTTGCACCGCCTCGTCGCCGCGACTGCCGCCGACCGCGACCAGATCGGCGGCTCGATCGACGCCCTGGCGGGCCTGACCACCGCGACCACCGCGCTGCTGCGGGACATCCGGCCGCAGCTGAAGGCCGACCTGACTCGCCTGGACTCGGTCGCGGGCACCTACGCCGCGTCGGCGACCGCGTTCGGGCAGGCCGTGCAGGGCCTGCCGGTCGCGCTGTCCTCGTTCACCCGGATCATGCAGTACGGGTCCTGGACCAACCTCTACCTCTGCAACGTGTACTACACGTTCGCGGGCAGCAAGCCGCAGCAGTTCGCCGCGAGCGGCTCGAACTCGGCGGTGTGCAAGTGA
- a CDS encoding enoyl-CoA hydratase family protein, which yields MSDEPLVLSTSAGGIATLTLNSPANRNALSTAMLTALTDALDAAEADASTRVVVLTHNGPVFSAGMDLKEAVALGLEKVSGILLGMLRRIAALSKPVVVKLAGPARAGGLGIIGAADVVIAAADITFAFTEARIGVAPAIISLTVLPRMEPRTAHRWMLSGETFDATAAANAGLISAAVPAAELDAAVQHVLSELLLASPQGLAQTKKLLGQEIVELLDRDGEDIARLSASLFASEEAKEGMTAFLEKRKPRWQT from the coding sequence ATGAGCGATGAACCCCTGGTCCTGTCGACGAGCGCGGGCGGCATCGCGACGCTGACCCTGAACTCGCCGGCCAACCGCAATGCGCTGTCCACCGCGATGCTTACCGCGCTGACCGACGCGCTGGACGCCGCCGAGGCCGACGCCTCCACCCGGGTCGTGGTGCTGACCCACAACGGACCGGTGTTCAGCGCCGGCATGGATCTCAAGGAAGCGGTCGCGCTGGGTCTGGAGAAGGTTTCCGGGATCCTGCTGGGGATGCTGCGACGCATCGCCGCGCTGTCCAAGCCGGTGGTCGTCAAGCTGGCCGGGCCGGCCCGGGCCGGCGGCCTGGGCATCATCGGCGCCGCCGACGTCGTCATCGCCGCCGCCGACATCACCTTCGCCTTCACCGAGGCCCGCATCGGCGTCGCGCCCGCGATCATCTCGCTGACCGTGCTGCCCCGGATGGAGCCGCGGACCGCCCACCGGTGGATGCTCTCCGGTGAGACCTTCGACGCCACCGCCGCGGCGAACGCCGGCCTGATCTCGGCGGCCGTGCCCGCAGCCGAACTCGACGCGGCCGTACAGCACGTGCTGAGCGAGCTCCTGCTCGCCTCCCCGCAGGGGTTGGCGCAGACCAAGAAGCTGCTCGGCCAGGAGATCGTGGAGCTGTTGGACCGCGACGGCGAGGACATCGCCCGGCTGTCCGCGAGCTTGTTCGCCTCCGAGGAGGCCAAGGAGGGCATGACCGCCTTCCTGGAGAAGCGCAAGCCCCGCTGGCAGACCTGA
- a CDS encoding acyl-ACP desaturase: protein MTTTELTQIEILTELESVVEAELARHLAQAKEWMPHEYIPWGEGRTYDGPLGGEAWNREQSKVDPAVATALAVNLLTEDNLPSYHFEIATLFGRDRAWGAWVHRWTAEEGRHGQAIRDYLLVTRACDPVALERERMVHMSDGFTNDNPGDAIASVAYVSFQELATRVSHRNVGKATGDPIGEALFSRIATDENLHMVFYRRLLEASLEIAPDSTMRAITDVVRKFQMPGYDLPGFQRKALEIALAGIYDIRQHRDNVLLPVLRFWNVWERSFGPEGERARDELDAILAELDSSATRFAERRDARAARIAARA from the coding sequence GTGACCACGACAGAACTCACGCAGATCGAGATCCTCACCGAGCTCGAGTCGGTGGTGGAGGCCGAGCTGGCACGTCACCTGGCCCAGGCCAAGGAGTGGATGCCGCACGAGTACATCCCGTGGGGCGAAGGTCGCACCTACGACGGCCCGCTGGGCGGCGAGGCCTGGAACCGCGAGCAGTCGAAGGTCGACCCCGCGGTGGCCACCGCGCTGGCTGTCAACCTGCTGACCGAGGACAACCTCCCCAGCTACCACTTCGAGATCGCCACGCTGTTCGGTCGCGACCGCGCCTGGGGCGCCTGGGTGCATCGGTGGACCGCGGAGGAGGGTCGGCACGGACAGGCGATCCGCGACTATCTGCTGGTGACTCGTGCCTGCGACCCCGTCGCGCTGGAGCGCGAGCGCATGGTCCACATGTCCGACGGCTTCACCAACGACAACCCGGGCGACGCGATCGCCTCGGTCGCCTATGTGTCCTTCCAGGAGCTGGCCACCCGGGTCTCGCACCGCAACGTCGGCAAGGCCACCGGCGACCCGATCGGCGAGGCGCTGTTTTCCCGCATCGCGACCGACGAGAACCTGCACATGGTCTTCTACCGACGGCTGCTCGAGGCGTCGCTGGAGATCGCACCGGACAGCACGATGCGCGCCATCACCGACGTCGTGCGCAAGTTCCAGATGCCCGGCTACGACCTGCCCGGCTTCCAGCGCAAGGCCCTGGAGATCGCGCTGGCCGGGATCTACGACATCCGGCAGCACCGCGACAACGTCCTGCTCCCGGTCCTGCGCTTCTGGAACGTCTGGGAGCGGTCGTTCGGCCCCGAGGGCGAGAGGGCCCGCGATGAGCTGGACGCGATCCTCGCCGAGCTCGACTCCTCGGCGACCCGCTTCGCCGAGCGCCGCGACGCCCGCGCCGCCCGCATCGCCGCGCGCGCCTGA
- a CDS encoding 3-hydroxyacyl-CoA dehydrogenase NAD-binding domain-containing protein produces MTAQDTLGTIRWEQDADGIVVLTMDDPAGSANTMNDAWVSSITAVNDRLEAEKSNITGVVVTSAKKTFFAGGNLNDLIAARPEDAPVFTVNVDNIKRQLRRLETLGRPVVAAINGAALGGGYEITLACHHRIALDARGSQIGLPEVSLGLLPGAGGVTRTVRLLGIQDALLNVLLQGQRYNPKDALAKGLVHAVVDTPDALLADAKAWIKANPNATAPWDVKGYKIPGGSPSTPAFAANLPAFPANLRKQIKGAPMPAPRNIMAAAVEGAQVDIDSAFKIETRYLVDLAIGQVSKNMIKAFFFDMQFVNSGGSRPAGYETYTAKKAAVLGAGMMGAGIAYVCAKAGIDVVLKDVSLEAATKGKAYSEGLVKKAVSRGKMTQEAADALLARITPTETAEDVAGADLVIEAVFESPELKHKVYSEIEHLVAPDALLGSNTSSLPITGLAEGVQRSEDFIGLHFFSPVDKMPLLEIISGKRTSEATLARAFDIAKQIRKTPILVNDSPGFFTSRVISTFINECLAMVGEGIDPQTIEQACTQAGYPVGALALMDELNMKLMRHIRQETQRAVGAAGWANHPADAVVDRMIDEFNRPGRKEGAGFYEYVDGKKAGLWAGLREHFGNDDLMPTLGTPGLIELQERMLFVESLETIRCFDEGVLRSVEEANIGSILGIGFPPWTGGVVQYIAGYEGGPLGFVDRAQELAAKYGDRFSPPASLVTAAKQGKVLPG; encoded by the coding sequence CTTCGCCGGCGGCAACCTCAACGACCTGATTGCGGCGCGGCCCGAGGACGCCCCGGTGTTCACGGTGAACGTCGACAACATCAAGAGGCAGTTGCGCCGCCTGGAGACCCTGGGCAGACCGGTGGTCGCGGCCATCAACGGCGCGGCCCTCGGCGGCGGCTACGAGATCACCCTGGCCTGCCACCACCGCATCGCACTTGACGCGCGGGGCAGCCAGATCGGCCTGCCCGAGGTCAGCCTGGGCCTGCTGCCCGGCGCCGGCGGCGTCACCCGCACGGTGCGCCTGCTCGGCATCCAGGACGCGCTGCTGAACGTCTTGCTGCAGGGCCAGCGTTACAACCCGAAGGACGCCCTGGCCAAGGGCCTGGTGCACGCGGTGGTCGACACCCCGGACGCGCTGCTGGCCGACGCGAAGGCCTGGATCAAGGCCAACCCGAACGCCACCGCGCCGTGGGACGTCAAGGGCTACAAGATCCCCGGCGGTTCGCCGTCGACCCCGGCGTTCGCGGCGAACCTACCCGCGTTCCCGGCCAACCTGCGCAAGCAGATCAAGGGCGCCCCGATGCCCGCCCCGCGCAACATCATGGCCGCGGCAGTCGAGGGCGCGCAGGTCGACATCGACTCGGCGTTCAAGATCGAGACGCGCTACCTGGTCGACCTGGCGATCGGCCAGGTCTCGAAGAACATGATCAAGGCGTTCTTCTTCGACATGCAGTTCGTGAACTCCGGCGGTAGCCGGCCGGCCGGCTACGAGACCTACACGGCCAAGAAGGCCGCCGTCCTCGGAGCCGGGATGATGGGCGCAGGCATCGCCTACGTGTGCGCGAAGGCCGGGATCGACGTCGTGCTCAAGGACGTCAGCCTGGAAGCGGCGACCAAGGGCAAGGCGTACTCCGAGGGCCTGGTCAAGAAGGCCGTCTCGCGCGGGAAGATGACCCAGGAAGCCGCCGACGCGCTGCTGGCCCGGATCACGCCGACCGAGACCGCCGAGGACGTCGCCGGGGCCGACCTGGTCATCGAGGCGGTGTTCGAGAGCCCGGAGCTCAAGCACAAGGTCTACAGCGAGATCGAGCACCTGGTGGCCCCGGACGCCCTGCTCGGCTCGAACACCTCCAGCCTGCCGATCACCGGCCTGGCTGAGGGCGTGCAGCGGTCCGAGGACTTCATCGGCCTGCACTTCTTCTCCCCCGTGGACAAGATGCCGCTGCTGGAGATCATCTCCGGCAAGCGGACCTCGGAGGCCACCCTGGCGCGGGCCTTCGACATCGCCAAGCAGATCCGCAAGACGCCGATCCTGGTAAACGACTCCCCCGGCTTCTTCACCAGCCGGGTGATCTCTACGTTCATCAACGAGTGCCTGGCGATGGTCGGCGAGGGCATCGACCCGCAGACCATCGAGCAGGCGTGCACCCAGGCCGGCTACCCGGTCGGCGCGCTGGCGCTGATGGACGAGCTGAACATGAAGCTGATGCGCCACATCCGCCAGGAGACCCAGCGCGCCGTCGGCGCGGCCGGCTGGGCGAATCACCCCGCCGACGCGGTCGTCGACCGGATGATCGACGAGTTCAACCGGCCCGGCCGCAAGGAAGGCGCCGGGTTCTACGAGTACGTCGACGGCAAGAAGGCCGGGCTGTGGGCGGGGCTGCGTGAGCACTTCGGCAACGACGACCTGATGCCGACCCTCGGCACCCCGGGGCTGATCGAGCTGCAGGAGCGGATGCTGTTCGTCGAGTCGCTGGAGACCATCCGGTGCTTCGACGAGGGCGTGCTGCGCTCGGTCGAGGAGGCCAACATCGGTTCGATCCTGGGCATCGGCTTCCCGCCGTGGACCGGTGGTGTCGTGCAGTACATCGCCGGCTACGAGGGTGGCCCGCTCGGGTTCGTCGACCGGGCCCAGGAGTTGGCCGCCAAGTACGGCGACCGGTTCAGCCCGCCCGCCTCGCTGGTGACCGCGGCCAAGCAGGGCAAGGTCCTGCCGGGCTGA
- a CDS encoding lipase family protein, with translation MGTITTLRRFLATSVAATLVVALGVPAASAAGPTNYPDGSGYPVSPSDDAFYTPPSPIPDVAPGTILRSRPVVVRGLGLPMPVRTYQVLYRSTDTQGRPDAVSGTVGVLQDGRADVDRPLVVYNIGTHGLGPTCAPSYLLRLGMDPEEPLMASAIARGYAVMVTDYEGLGTPGPHTYASGPTTGHAVLDGARAALHLPDLGLSPKAKTAIWGYSEGGLASTWAAELAKSYAPDVNLVGTAAGGVPANLEHTARMLDGTYGSGLLLAAAVGLNRAYPQLKLDQILTDAGRQAAAAVASECVEQFAAQYSFKKLADYSKVPDPLALPRVRAVLDANNLGRRIPAEPMHIYEATNDELLPLADVHNLVADYCRHGLAVDYHEYPGEHLWVAGSGSFDALDWIAARFNGVPAPSNCAQG, from the coding sequence ATGGGGACAATCACGACTCTTCGCCGATTCCTGGCAACCTCCGTCGCCGCGACCCTCGTGGTCGCGCTCGGTGTCCCGGCAGCCTCAGCCGCCGGCCCGACCAACTACCCGGACGGCTCCGGCTATCCCGTCTCGCCCAGCGACGACGCGTTCTACACCCCGCCGAGCCCGATCCCGGACGTCGCGCCCGGCACGATCCTGCGCTCGCGCCCGGTCGTCGTCCGCGGGCTCGGCCTGCCGATGCCGGTGCGCACCTACCAAGTGCTCTACCGCTCGACCGACACTCAGGGCCGGCCGGACGCCGTGTCGGGGACCGTCGGGGTCCTGCAGGACGGCCGCGCGGACGTCGACCGGCCGCTGGTCGTCTACAACATCGGCACCCACGGACTCGGCCCGACCTGCGCGCCCTCCTACCTGCTGCGGCTGGGCATGGACCCGGAGGAGCCGCTGATGGCTTCGGCCATCGCCCGCGGGTACGCGGTGATGGTGACCGACTACGAGGGCCTGGGCACCCCGGGCCCGCACACCTACGCCTCCGGTCCGACCACGGGCCATGCCGTTCTTGACGGGGCGCGGGCCGCGCTGCACCTGCCCGACCTCGGGCTGAGCCCGAAGGCCAAGACGGCGATCTGGGGCTACTCCGAGGGCGGCCTGGCCTCGACCTGGGCGGCTGAGTTGGCGAAGAGCTACGCCCCCGACGTCAACCTGGTCGGCACGGCGGCCGGCGGGGTGCCGGCCAACCTCGAGCACACCGCCCGCATGCTCGACGGCACTTACGGGTCCGGGCTGCTCCTGGCCGCTGCGGTCGGCCTGAACCGGGCCTACCCGCAGCTGAAGCTGGATCAGATCCTCACCGACGCCGGTAGGCAGGCCGCCGCGGCCGTGGCGAGTGAGTGCGTCGAGCAGTTCGCCGCCCAGTACTCCTTCAAGAAGCTCGCCGACTACTCGAAGGTTCCCGACCCGCTGGCCCTGCCGCGGGTGCGCGCCGTCCTGGACGCCAACAACCTGGGCCGCCGCATCCCGGCCGAGCCGATGCACATCTACGAGGCGACCAACGACGAACTGCTCCCGCTGGCCGACGTCCACAACCTGGTGGCCGACTACTGCCGGCATGGGTTGGCCGTGGACTACCACGAGTACCCGGGCGAGCACCTGTGGGTGGCTGGGTCCGGCTCGTTCGACGCCCTGGACTGGATCGCCGCCCGCTTCAACGGCGTCCCGGCGCCCAGCAACTGCGCCCAAGGCTGA
- a CDS encoding MCE family protein, with protein MTRRQRVAASALTVAGLCLGTTACLPFVSDTMTISARFTESVGLFPGNRVDVLGVPIGRVTDVKPQGTSVLVRMSVPSDFKIPAGAQALIIPPSVITDRYVELTPAWTSGPTLTSGTEIPLARTRTPVEFDRIVRSLDTLSNSLNGDQATVAAIRDALHVGATNLKGNGSAIHQSIQGLSAALGTLAENSVNISGLIHSLDGLTAAFAQNDTTVRQFAKNVTAATQLLSDNGKNLNDTVSALATALGEVSSFVKSNQAAFGTTVGDLSNVLSVINAHKGALTEALDVLPLTFQNLAQAINPADHRMRANASAAANILNPVVAQQFCDSFGPFLCANAGKPIGSFSASWPHR; from the coding sequence ATGACGCGCCGTCAGCGGGTTGCCGCGAGCGCCCTGACCGTGGCCGGACTGTGCCTGGGCACGACCGCGTGCCTGCCGTTCGTCTCGGACACCATGACGATCTCGGCCCGGTTCACCGAGTCCGTCGGTCTGTTCCCGGGCAACCGGGTCGATGTGCTCGGCGTGCCGATCGGCCGGGTCACCGACGTCAAGCCGCAGGGCACCTCGGTGCTGGTCCGGATGAGCGTCCCGAGCGACTTCAAGATCCCGGCCGGCGCGCAGGCGCTGATCATCCCGCCCAGCGTCATCACCGACCGGTACGTGGAACTGACCCCGGCCTGGACCTCCGGGCCGACCCTGACCTCGGGCACCGAGATCCCGCTGGCCCGTACCCGGACCCCGGTCGAGTTCGACCGGATCGTGCGCTCGCTGGACACGTTGTCGAACAGCCTGAACGGCGACCAGGCGACGGTTGCCGCGATCCGCGACGCGCTGCACGTGGGCGCCACCAACCTCAAGGGCAACGGCTCCGCGATCCACCAGAGCATCCAGGGCCTCTCGGCCGCGTTGGGCACGTTGGCCGAGAACAGCGTGAACATCTCCGGGCTGATCCACAGTCTGGACGGGCTCACCGCAGCCTTCGCCCAGAACGATACGACGGTCCGTCAGTTCGCCAAGAACGTCACCGCCGCAACCCAGCTGCTCTCCGACAACGGCAAGAACCTCAACGACACCGTCTCCGCGCTGGCCACTGCGCTCGGTGAGGTTTCGTCGTTCGTGAAGAGCAATCAGGCCGCGTTCGGCACCACCGTCGGCGACCTGAGCAACGTGCTCTCGGTGATCAACGCGCACAAGGGCGCGTTGACCGAGGCGCTCGACGTGCTGCCGTTGACGTTCCAGAACCTGGCGCAGGCGATCAACCCGGCCGACCATCGGATGCGGGCGAATGCCTCGGCCGCGGCCAACATCCTCAACCCCGTGGTGGCGCAGCAGTTCTGCGACAGCTTCGGGCCGTTCCTGTGCGCCAACGCGGGCAAGCCGATCGGGTCGTTCTCCGCGTCCTGGCCGCACCGATGA
- a CDS encoding MlaD family protein: protein MTFLRRRGNLLANLAVALVLVVGVYHVGFNILRLQLARHPFGVSMQLGTSGGLYPRSEVTYRGKLVGQVTSLKLVPNGVVAALRIDEGTKIPADLDAVVADLSPAGEQFVDLRPRVATGPMLHDGSVITQDRTSVPLTVPVVIRDVSRLLDQFDTADLNTVVSELATALSGTGPAMAGIIENSDKILAAAQQDLPSLNNVLNNGKTDVDTGNDLSGEFAKFNTALRGLTEQLAATDPTIDKLLASGPGFVGDLDSFVTQLTNPISTLLGNLVTPGSLIAARIPALNALLIAFPQATAGLRTTVKDGNFMTELHLTGNPTCNYGTPRRTPVDATRHPADLNRVCTDKTTPGVAARGAQNAPRPSPSGPGANLGPDVTGSTAVASYDPSTDMVALPNGSRLNLATVRGAGTEAAVLALLLALLRQ from the coding sequence ATGACCTTCCTGCGTCGGCGCGGGAACCTACTGGCGAACCTGGCCGTCGCGCTGGTGCTGGTCGTCGGCGTCTACCACGTCGGCTTCAACATCCTGCGCCTGCAACTGGCCCGGCACCCGTTCGGCGTGAGCATGCAGCTGGGCACCTCCGGCGGCCTGTACCCGCGTTCGGAGGTCACCTACCGCGGCAAGCTCGTCGGGCAGGTCACCTCGCTGAAGCTGGTGCCCAACGGTGTCGTCGCGGCGCTGCGGATCGACGAGGGCACGAAGATCCCGGCCGACCTCGACGCGGTGGTCGCCGACCTTTCACCGGCCGGTGAGCAGTTCGTCGACCTGCGACCGCGGGTGGCCACCGGGCCGATGCTGCACGACGGCAGCGTGATCACCCAGGACCGCACGAGCGTCCCGCTCACGGTCCCGGTCGTGATCCGCGACGTGTCGCGCCTGCTCGACCAGTTCGACACCGCTGATCTGAACACCGTGGTCAGCGAACTGGCGACGGCGCTGAGCGGGACCGGGCCGGCGATGGCCGGGATCATCGAGAACTCCGACAAGATCCTGGCCGCGGCCCAGCAGGACCTGCCGTCGCTGAACAACGTGCTGAACAACGGCAAGACCGATGTGGACACCGGCAACGACCTGTCGGGGGAGTTCGCGAAGTTCAACACGGCACTGCGCGGGCTGACCGAGCAGCTGGCGGCCACCGACCCAACGATCGACAAGCTGCTGGCCTCGGGCCCCGGCTTCGTCGGCGACCTCGACAGCTTCGTCACCCAGTTGACCAACCCGATCTCCACGCTGCTGGGCAACCTGGTCACCCCGGGCAGCCTGATCGCGGCCCGGATCCCCGCGCTCAACGCGCTGCTGATCGCGTTCCCGCAGGCCACCGCGGGGCTGCGGACCACCGTCAAGGACGGCAACTTCATGACGGAGTTGCACCTGACCGGAAACCCGACCTGCAACTACGGGACGCCGCGGCGCACCCCGGTGGACGCCACCCGGCACCCGGCGGACCTGAACCGGGTGTGCACCGACAAGACCACCCCTGGCGTGGCGGCGCGCGGGGCCCAGAACGCGCCGCGGCCCTCGCCGTCCGGCCCCGGGGCGAACCTGGGCCCGGACGTCACCGGCTCGACCGCCGTGGCTTCCTACGACCCGAGCACCGACATGGTGGCGCTGCCGAACGGCTCACGACTGAACCTGGCCACCGTCCGCGGCGCCGGCACCGAGGCCGCCGTGCTGGCGCTGCTGCTGGCGTTGCTGCGCCAGTGA